In a genomic window of Staphylococcus taiwanensis:
- the ybaK gene encoding Cys-tRNA(Pro) deacylase, with protein sequence MKHKKTNAMRMLDRAKIKYEVNTYEVGDEHMDGETVAKMVGANVNDVYKTLVLENSNHEHFVFVIPVSASLDMKAAAHVVHEKKLQLMPLDYLKQVTGYVRGGCSPVGMKHLFTTTIDQTALSRDKIIVSGGQRGMQIVLQLDDLLTITKGQTADIIQK encoded by the coding sequence ATGAAACATAAAAAAACTAACGCAATGCGTATGTTAGATAGAGCTAAAATCAAATATGAAGTGAATACTTATGAAGTTGGCGATGAACATATGGATGGTGAAACAGTTGCTAAAATGGTCGGCGCCAATGTAAACGATGTATACAAGACATTAGTGTTAGAGAATAGTAATCATGAGCACTTTGTTTTTGTCATTCCAGTAAGTGCGTCGCTTGATATGAAAGCTGCTGCACATGTAGTTCATGAAAAGAAACTTCAACTTATGCCTTTAGATTATTTGAAACAAGTTACTGGTTACGTTCGTGGTGGATGTTCACCAGTTGGAATGAAACACTTGTTTACAACTACGATTGACCAAACTGCTTTATCAAGAGATAAGATTATCGTTAGTGGCGGGCAACGTGGTATGCAAATTGTCTTGCAATTAGATGATTTGCTTACAATTACAAAAGGTCAAACAGCAGATATTATTCAAAAATAA